The following is a genomic window from Citrifermentans bemidjiense Bem.
CGGGGGTGTAAGCGTCGTGGACGTGGGTTTATCCGGCAGTTATCGTTTTGCATCCGCGCAATCCGCGTGCGATGCCTTTGATTCAAGGGGTTTTTGCGTACCTCTCCCTGACGAACGCGATGTGATCGCGGAGCACGTAAAACTGGTCGGCGAACGACAGCGGTATCTTCATCTTGTTCACCTCCGCCTCGATCTCATCGAGCCGCTTGAGGGTTTCTTCCCTCTCCTCGGCGGAGTGCTGTGCCAGGAGGGTTCTTTCCAGCGCGATAAGGTTGCCGTACCAGCGGTAGATGCGCGATCTGACCCGCCAGTTGTAGAGCGCAGGCACGAGTTTCAGGCCGGGTATGAGCAGCACAACGATAGGGACGAACACCACGAGGAACCTGTCCACCAGTGTCGCCAGCCAGAAAGGAAGATAACGGTAGAGAAACTTTTTGCCGGAGGTGTAGTACCTTAACGCGTCCTCGCTGAGCCGATACTCGTGCTCCACCGGCGCGGGGAATTCCCCTGCACGCTGCAACAGCGTGGCGCGGCCATGAACCTCCCTCGCTGCCTCGATCAGAAGATCGGAAAGCGCGGGGTGGAGGGTGTCACGTGCCACAAGATCGACCGTTGGCGCTATCAGGTGAACGTCGGATGTCGGCACATTCCTGCCGAAGTCCAAAGCGCCCATCGGGATGACCAATTGATTCAGGTAAGGGTAGCGACGCGAGTATGCTTCAGCCTGAACAAAATTGAAAAGATGCACGCCCGGGCTCCAGATGAGGCTACGCATATCGCCGGGAGTCGCCGAATCACCCATGAGAAAAGCAGCGTCAGCCTTTCCATCGATAAGGGCCCAAGTAGCAGCTTCTCCGCTTATGTCGAGGAGCGTTGCGTTCCTGGCGTCGATACCGTTCGCCTTGAGGAGTTCCATGGCAACGGCCCGGGTGCCGCTCCCTTCCGGGCCAATGGCCAGCCGCTTCCCTGCAAGTTCCGAGACAAGGGTGATCGGCTTGGCCGCACTGTAGAAAAGAGCGAGAGGTTCGTTAAAGACACTGCCAAGGGAGAAGAGCCGGTCGATCTGCTTCCCCTTGGCGAGCCCCCCCTGGACGAAGCCGACGTCGACCTTGGAGGATGGACTGAGCAACCGGTTCAGGTTCTCCAGAGAGCCGTTTGAAGGGAGGATGACGAGCTTAACCCCCTTCTTCGCCAGCGCCTTTTGGTATTTCTCCGCGTTGAGCTGGAAGATGCTCCCTTTCGGCCCGGTCGTTATGGTGAGCGTGTTGGGCGGCGCCGGGCGCATAAACCGGTAGGCCGCGCAGATGCCAAGGGCAGTCACCAACAGAACTGGCAGCACGGTGACAACGAGATCGCGTAGCGAAATCCGGGTGAAGCGGGCAAATGGCCTCATGGCCGCCAATATCTTGATGTTCTCGTTCATAACTCCTTTGCACTCCGGGACCAGATCAAGCTTCAGGACAGGGTTCTAGCATATTTTAGTCTTACGGTTTATCAGATTTTATCCGTAGATGTTTCCGATTTGATCCGTGTGCAACGCCTTTTGCAAAATAACTACTTTAACTTTAAGTCCTTTTTTACCGACTTGACGAACTTGCCGAAATCGCGGTCCTTCTTTCTCTTTTCCGCATAAGACATCTGGTGGAACTCTGACTCTTCGGTGAGTTTAAGGTAGTTCTCCAGATGCTCCCTCTTTATCGCACCGGATTGCACGGCCTCGTGGACAGCGCAACCGGGCTCGCCGGAATGGCTGCAATCCCGAAAGCGGCAGCTGGATGACAGGGTAGTGATGTCGGAGTGGCTGACGCCCAAGCCCTCCGCCGCTCCCAAGATGCCGAATTCGCGCATCCCCGGGTTGTCGATCACGAGCGCGCCTGAGTCCAGCCGTATCAGCTCCCGCCGTACCGTGGTATGCCGCCCTTCCCCGCTCTCGCTAACTGACTTGGTTTCCAGCTTTTCCAGCCCGATCAACTGGTTGATCAGCGTGCTCTTGCCAACCCCCGACGAGCCGACGAAGCAATAGGTCTTCCCAGGGAGCAACAGCCGGGTCAGATCATCCACACCGTCCCGCGTAATGTTGCTCAACGTCAGTATCGGCGCGGTGATGCCAGCAGAACGTATTTCCGCTATCTGCGCAGCTACGACCTCAGGAGCAACCAAATCCGTCTTGGTTAGCAGAATGCAGGGCTCAGCCCCGCCATCCAGCACCATAACGAGGTAGCGCTCCAGCCGGTTCACATTGAAATCGAAATGGCACGACTGCACGATCACCACATAGTCCAGATTGGAAGCGATCATCTGGTACTCGATGGCGTCACCGGCGGACTTTCTGCGCAGCAGCGTCCTTCGCTCCAACAGCGCGCGCACCACCCCAACGTCGTCACCCGGCGCCTTCTCCAGACAGACCCAATCGCCAACGCAGGGGAGCTCCTGGGAGAGGTGATGGCGGTGCAGATAACCCCCTGCCACCCTTCCCCGGAAAGCATGTGTCTCATCCACGAGCAACAACTGGTCGCGGTCCACAGCAGCAACGCGGGCAATATGGTCCGTTGCCATATCTGCCGCCTGCTGCTCAAACCAGTCGTTCCAGCCAAGCCCATTCAATTCGATGTGCTTATCCATGAATCTCAGCCTCCTTGAATCGCACCATCTCTCAAGTCGCCACAACTCCCAAACTAGCTCGAACTATGACAGCAATCAGTCATCTGTAACATAAATCAACCTGCTCGTGTCAAAACCAAGTGCTGCAGCTTTTGCAATCAATCGGTTTCTCACCTCTGTCTGCATCGCAGGAGTTCTAGACAGAATCCATAAATATGATTTGTCGGGACCACAGACGAGAGAATATTGATAGTTGTCTTGATCAAGATCCATAACAACATAGGAGCCGTAAAAAGGTCCGAAGAATGACACCTTCAGGTAACCCTTGCTCAGCTCTTCGACAAAATACGCCTTACCAACGGCTTCCTTCCACTTGTCCTTCTGAGCTGAATAGCCGCGATTGATCATCTTCAGCCCGCCGTCCTCCCGCAACGCATACTCAGCGGAGACACGTGTCAGGCCACGTTCAAAGGAATGTTCCAAGCGCGCAATCTCATACCACTTCCCCAGGTACCTGTGAATATCGAAGTTATCGACCGGCTTCACATTCTCAGGTACTCCCACACAACCGGTGAAGAGCAAAGACAACAACAGCGATAACTTTTTCATAGGCATGCTTCCTTGCCCTCT
Proteins encoded in this region:
- the rsgA gene encoding ribosome small subunit-dependent GTPase A, producing the protein MDKHIELNGLGWNDWFEQQAADMATDHIARVAAVDRDQLLLVDETHAFRGRVAGGYLHRHHLSQELPCVGDWVCLEKAPGDDVGVVRALLERRTLLRRKSAGDAIEYQMIASNLDYVVIVQSCHFDFNVNRLERYLVMVLDGGAEPCILLTKTDLVAPEVVAAQIAEIRSAGITAPILTLSNITRDGVDDLTRLLLPGKTYCFVGSSGVGKSTLINQLIGLEKLETKSVSESGEGRHTTVRRELIRLDSGALVIDNPGMREFGILGAAEGLGVSHSDITTLSSSCRFRDCSHSGEPGCAVHEAVQSGAIKREHLENYLKLTEESEFHQMSYAEKRKKDRDFGKFVKSVKKDLKLK
- a CDS encoding TAXI family TRAP transporter solute-binding subunit translates to MNENIKILAAMRPFARFTRISLRDLVVTVLPVLLVTALGICAAYRFMRPAPPNTLTITTGPKGSIFQLNAEKYQKALAKKGVKLVILPSNGSLENLNRLLSPSSKVDVGFVQGGLAKGKQIDRLFSLGSVFNEPLALFYSAAKPITLVSELAGKRLAIGPEGSGTRAVAMELLKANGIDARNATLLDISGEAATWALIDGKADAAFLMGDSATPGDMRSLIWSPGVHLFNFVQAEAYSRRYPYLNQLVIPMGALDFGRNVPTSDVHLIAPTVDLVARDTLHPALSDLLIEAAREVHGRATLLQRAGEFPAPVEHEYRLSEDALRYYTSGKKFLYRYLPFWLATLVDRFLVVFVPIVVLLIPGLKLVPALYNWRVRSRIYRWYGNLIALERTLLAQHSAEEREETLKRLDEIEAEVNKMKIPLSFADQFYVLRDHIAFVRERYAKTP
- a CDS encoding lipocalin family protein yields the protein MKKLSLLLSLLFTGCVGVPENVKPVDNFDIHRYLGKWYEIARLEHSFERGLTRVSAEYALREDGGLKMINRGYSAQKDKWKEAVGKAYFVEELSKGYLKVSFFGPFYGSYVVMDLDQDNYQYSLVCGPDKSYLWILSRTPAMQTEVRNRLIAKAAALGFDTSRLIYVTDD